In Leptospira selangorensis, the following are encoded in one genomic region:
- a CDS encoding alpha/beta fold hydrolase, which yields MSEPLWRTHPLAWKASGAFFEWKKKKLFYRIGGEGEALLLLHGFPTSSWDWKDVWETLTHQYKVLTLDYLGFGFSEKPKDGHYSIFEYADQAEFFLQEQGIKKVHILAHDLGDTVAQELVARFREKLSGQRIGGPDLESVFFLNGGIFPETHRPRAVQKLLNGPLGFLFSRLVNKTSFQKSFSEVFGPNTKPAQEELDGFWECVNNGGGKLIYHKLIRYMRERKIFRDRWVGSILDCPIPYALADGLDDPVSGKHVVDRLREMRPDAKVYELPGIGHYPQTEAADQVLKAYSNFRSKL from the coding sequence ATGTCGGAACCGCTTTGGAGAACACACCCTTTGGCCTGGAAGGCATCGGGAGCTTTCTTTGAATGGAAAAAAAAGAAACTATTCTATCGGATAGGCGGAGAAGGAGAAGCGCTTCTTCTTTTACATGGGTTTCCTACTTCTTCCTGGGATTGGAAAGATGTATGGGAAACTCTTACTCATCAGTACAAAGTTCTGACCTTAGATTATCTGGGTTTTGGTTTTTCTGAAAAACCGAAGGACGGGCATTATTCAATTTTTGAATACGCGGACCAGGCGGAGTTCTTCCTACAAGAACAAGGGATTAAAAAGGTGCATATTCTTGCTCACGATCTGGGAGATACGGTCGCACAAGAATTAGTCGCAAGATTTAGAGAGAAATTATCCGGACAGAGAATTGGTGGACCCGACTTGGAGTCTGTATTCTTCCTAAATGGCGGAATTTTTCCGGAGACCCATAGACCTAGAGCAGTGCAGAAATTATTAAACGGTCCCTTGGGATTTTTATTCTCTCGTTTAGTGAACAAGACCTCCTTTCAAAAAAGTTTTTCAGAAGTTTTCGGACCGAATACAAAACCTGCACAAGAGGAGTTGGACGGTTTTTGGGAATGTGTGAACAACGGAGGGGGGAAGTTGATCTATCACAAGTTGATAAGATACATGAGAGAAAGAAAAATTTTCAGAGATAGATGGGTGGGGTCCATACTCGACTGTCCAATTCCTTATGCATTGGCAGATGGTCTGGATGATCCAGTCAGCGGCAAACATGTGGTTGATCGCTTGAGAGAGATGAGACCAGACGCGAAAGTATACGAACTCCCAGGCATTGGACATTACCCTCAGACAGAAGCTGCAGACCAGGTTTTGAAAGCGTACTCAAACTTCAGATCTAAACTTTGA
- a CDS encoding aldo/keto reductase, whose amino-acid sequence MESFYSRKKFLKLLALSAAGLGLSENIISPLFSQTSGVSKMLKRKIPKTGEEIPAIGLGTWQTLDVDPDPSSLAPLKEVLSEFLHTGGGVIDSSPMYGRSEEIFGILSKDFSDAEKKNFFLATKVWIRGEAAGKSQIEASFKKMKAEKIDLFQIHNLLDTQTHLKTLRGLKEKGKIRYIGLTHFTTSAFAEMERISEKEKPDFLQIPYSIQTREAENRILPFAQEHGIAILINRPFEEGGLFRNTKGKTLPEYFKEWNCNSFAQAFLKYILSHPAVTCAIPATSKISHLKDNMGAGLGRFPEGKERKVFLSNLLDAMD is encoded by the coding sequence ATGGAAAGCTTTTATTCCAGAAAAAAGTTCCTGAAACTTTTGGCGTTATCCGCCGCAGGTCTAGGTCTTTCGGAGAATATAATTTCTCCGTTATTCTCCCAAACGTCCGGAGTCTCTAAAATGTTAAAACGTAAGATCCCAAAAACTGGAGAAGAAATTCCTGCAATCGGTTTAGGTACTTGGCAAACTTTAGATGTGGATCCGGATCCTTCTTCTTTGGCTCCTTTAAAAGAAGTTTTATCGGAGTTCCTACATACTGGTGGAGGTGTGATAGATTCTTCTCCTATGTATGGACGTTCTGAGGAAATTTTCGGGATCTTATCCAAAGATTTTTCCGACGCGGAGAAAAAGAATTTTTTCTTAGCCACAAAGGTTTGGATCAGAGGAGAAGCAGCCGGAAAATCACAGATCGAGGCTTCTTTCAAAAAGATGAAAGCGGAGAAGATCGATCTATTCCAAATCCATAATTTACTAGATACTCAAACTCATCTCAAAACATTAAGAGGCCTGAAAGAAAAAGGAAAGATCCGTTATATAGGCCTGACTCATTTTACTACATCCGCATTCGCCGAAATGGAAAGGATCTCCGAAAAAGAAAAACCGGACTTCTTGCAGATACCTTATTCTATCCAAACAAGAGAAGCGGAGAATCGGATTTTACCTTTTGCTCAAGAACATGGGATCGCAATCCTAATCAATCGCCCTTTTGAAGAAGGTGGACTTTTCAGAAATACAAAAGGTAAAACATTGCCTGAATATTTTAAAGAATGGAATTGTAATTCTTTTGCCCAAGCCTTCTTAAAATATATTCTTTCTCATCCAGCAGTAACTTGTGCAATCCCGGCTACTTCTAAAATTTCTCATCTAAAAGATAATATGGGCGCCGGGCTTGGTAGATTTCCGGAAGGTAAAGAAAGGAAAGTTTTTCTATCCAACCTTCTAGACGCAATGGACTGA